A window from Culex pipiens pallens isolate TS chromosome 3, TS_CPP_V2, whole genome shotgun sequence encodes these proteins:
- the LOC120426048 gene encoding uncharacterized protein LOC120426048, translating into MSSNKRRKGLNVTNPIINAEYVIELEKIGHTEPVEFASIKNGGYFYTHRSCASWSFGVGLGAAMGTLSNLEVVVAQALSKMSYFCLRLGASLVCKMFCLKLFYYPCIAAAGGTTTERDVDSEVQLEVPVLSGLF; encoded by the exons ATGAGCAGCAACAAACGACGGAAAGGATTGAACGTAAC GAACCCAATTATCAACGCCGAGTACGTGATTGAGCTGGAGAAGATCGGCCACACCGAGCCGGTGGAGTTCGCCTCGATCAAGAACGGCGGATACTTTTACACTCACCGGTCGTGTGCCAGCTGGTCGTTTGGCGTGGGCCTTGGCGCGGCCATGGGGACGCTCAGCAACCTGGAGGTGGTCGTGGCGCAGGCCTTAAGCAAAATGAGCTACTTTTGCTTGCGCCTAGGGGCGAGCCTAGTGTGCAAG ATGTTCTGTCTAAAATTGTTCTACTACCCGTGCATCGCCGCGGCCGGTGGCACTACCACGGAACGTGACGTCGATTCCGAAGTACAGCTGGAAGTGCCGGTGCTAtcgggtttgttttga